The genomic DNA CGGTTGATTGCGTACGGGGTCCGGCACGTGTTCGGCTGTCCGGGCGGACAAACGCTCCCGCTCTACAACGGGATCGCCAAGCGGCCCGGGCGAATCGACCACGTGCTCATGCGCGATGAGCGGAGCGCCGCGTACGCCGCGGATGCCTACGCGCGCGCCACCGGCACGCTCGGCGTCTGCGACGCGACCGTGGGACCGGGCGCCAGTAACCTGGTCTCCGGGCTAGTGGAGGCCTACGCGTCGTCGGTTCCGGTGCTCGCCATCGTTTCAGACATCCCGCGCCGCTGGGAGCACCGTCGCCACCTCGGATCGGCGTCGCAGGGCTTTGAGCAGCGGCGGTTCCTCGAACCGTGTGTGCGTTGGTACGGGCGCGTCGAGACGAGCGACAACCTGCCCGACATCCTCCACGCGGCCGTCCGCATCGCCACCTCCGGGCGCCCCGGACCCGTCGTGCTCGAGATCCCCGCCGACGTCTTCTACGGACCGGCCGGCGCCGAGGAGTTTCCCGCCGCGCCGCAGTGGGCGGCGTTTCCCCGGCTCGGGCCTGCTCCAGACCCGGCGGCGGTGGAGCAGGCAACCGCCCGACTGCGGGCCAGCACGACGCCGATCATCGTCGCCGGGGGCGGCGCGCTGCGGGCCGGCGCCGGGCCGGATCTTCAGGCGCTGGCGGAGACGCTGCGGTGTCCGATCGCCACCACGGTCACCGGGAAGGGGGTCATCCCGGAAACCCACCCTCTGTCCGTCGGCGTGACCGGGTCGTTTGGTATTCCGATGGCCAACGCGCTGCTCGCGGAGAGCGATTGCGTGGTGTTCGTCGGCACCAAGGTGGGACAGTCCGCGACGCTCTCCTGGACGCTCCCCGCGCCGGGCACGCCGGTGATTCACCTCGACATCGACCCCGAGGAGATCGGCAGGAACTATCGAGACTCGATCGGGATCGTGGCGGATGCGCGGCTCGGGGCCCGCGGTCTCGTCGACGCGCTCCGCCACGCGCAGGTGAACAGCGCGTGGGACCGTGAGCGCATCGGCGCCATGCGCCGCGAGTGGTGGGAGGGTCCGATCGTCTACAAAGAAGCCCCGAAACCCGGCATTCTGAAACCGCAGGACGTGGTGCGGGTCGTCGGGGCGCTCATGTCAGACCGCGACGTGCTGGTGACGGACGCGAGCCTCGCGTCCGGTTGGGGAGCCAGCCGCTGGCAGGCCAAGACCAGCGGCCGCCGGTTCTTCGCTCCGCGCGGCCTGGCCGGCCTGGGGTGGGGTCTCCCCGCGGCGATCGGCGTCGCTGCGGCCATGCGAGACCTCGAGACCCACGGCCGGGTCGTCTGCCTCGCCGGCGACGGCGGGTGGGCGTACTCGATGGCGGAGGTGGAACCGGCGGCGCGCATGGGCCTGCCGATCGTCTCGGTGGTGCTCAATAACAGCAGCCTCGGCTGGATCAAACACGTCGCGGCCAGTCGATTCGCCCAGGAGATGGTGTCGGAGGGCTTTCTCGACGTCAAGTTCGCGGACGCTGCCGGGGCGCTCGGCGCCACCGCGGAGCGGGTCGACGCCCTGGACCGCTTCGAGGCCGCGTTTCGCGCCGCCGTGCGGGACGAGACGTCCCGTCCGTGGGTGATCGAGGCGCGGTCGTGCGACGTTGAGACGCCGGTGCTCCAACCTCCGGCGGGCACCGCGCGGGGCGGATATTGAACGGATCCGCCCGATGTGCGAGATCGGCCTCGGGCGCGCGCCGCGGTGTGCGCGCGGCACGCACCTGCGCGTTCGCGGCCCAGGCGGGCGGTCGGCCGGCGACGTTCACACGAAAAAGGAGTCGACGATGTCGCTGAGGACGGAACCCGAGAGCGTGCCGAACGAGCCGCCGGTCGAGGGGAACGCGAGCCCCGCCGGGACGCCGCTGGTATGGAGACTGTGGTCTCGGGACGCCGCGCTCCGGGTCGGCATCCTCGCCGTCGTGCTCGCGACGTGGCAGTGGTTTGGGGAGTACCTGATCGGTGTCAACTGGGTCAGCAGCCCCTCGCTCGTGTTTCAGCGACTGGTCAGCATGACGCGGGACGGATCGCTGGCGCGCAATACGGGCGCGACGTTGCAGGAAACGCTGCTCGGGTTGATCGCCGGGATCCTGCTCGGGGTCGTAGGCGGGATTCTCATCGCGCGCGCACCGACGGCGGTCGCCAAGGCCATCGACCCGTATC from bacterium includes the following:
- a CDS encoding ABC transporter permease subunit codes for the protein MSLRTEPESVPNEPPVEGNASPAGTPLVWRLWSRDAALRVGILAVVLATWQWFGEYLIGVNWVSSPSLVFQRLVSMTRDGSLARNTGATLQETLLGLIAGILLGVVGGILIARAPTAVAKAIDPYLIGVYSLPRVALAPFFILWFGIGLVSKVVLVVSVVGFVVLFNVRTGMESVDVDIMDALRSMRANRWEMIRYVIIPSLVPWILSSVKIAVGIGFVSAVVGEMVGSTKGLG
- a CDS encoding thiamine pyrophosphate-binding protein produces the protein MHLGEQLVDRLIAYGVRHVFGCPGGQTLPLYNGIAKRPGRIDHVLMRDERSAAYAADAYARATGTLGVCDATVGPGASNLVSGLVEAYASSVPVLAIVSDIPRRWEHRRHLGSASQGFEQRRFLEPCVRWYGRVETSDNLPDILHAAVRIATSGRPGPVVLEIPADVFYGPAGAEEFPAAPQWAAFPRLGPAPDPAAVEQATARLRASTTPIIVAGGGALRAGAGPDLQALAETLRCPIATTVTGKGVIPETHPLSVGVTGSFGIPMANALLAESDCVVFVGTKVGQSATLSWTLPAPGTPVIHLDIDPEEIGRNYRDSIGIVADARLGARGLVDALRHAQVNSAWDRERIGAMRREWWEGPIVYKEAPKPGILKPQDVVRVVGALMSDRDVLVTDASLASGWGASRWQAKTSGRRFFAPRGLAGLGWGLPAAIGVAAAMRDLETHGRVVCLAGDGGWAYSMAEVEPAARMGLPIVSVVLNNSSLGWIKHVAASRFAQEMVSEGFLDVKFADAAGALGATAERVDALDRFEAAFRAAVRDETSRPWVIEARSCDVETPVLQPPAGTARGGY